In Streptomyces sp. NBC_00344, the genomic window GCTTCGTGGTGGAGCTCACCGGCCCGCTGCCCCGGATTCTGCACTGGGGTGAGGACCTCGGTGAACTGACCGACGAGGACACCGAAGCGCTGATCCTGACGGCCGACGGCGCAGTGCTGAACAGCGCACTCGACATCCCGAGGCAGTTCACCGTCTGGCCGACGGAGGCCGACGGCTGGTCCGGCACGCCCGCCCAGCAGGGCCACCGGGACGGCGCCGCGACCACACCGCGGGTCCGGCTGACCGGGGTGCGGCAGGAACCCGGAGAACTGGTCCTGCGGCTCACCGACGATGTCGGAGACCTCGGCGTCGTGCTCACCTACCGGCTCGATCCCTCCGGCGTGCTGGGTGTCTCCACGGAGATCAGCAGGCCGGACACCGGCCCCGGCCAGGACCCGGCGCCCTATGATCTGGCCGGCGTGACCACCCTGATTCCGCTGCCGCACCGGGCGGGCGAGATCCTCGACTTCACTGGAAAGTGGTGCCGGGAGCTCTCTCCACAACGCGGCGGACTGCGCTTCGGCAGCCATGTCCGGGAGGTACGCCGCGGCCGGCCGGGGGCCGACTCGCCGTATCTGCTCACCGTGGGCGTACCGGGATTCGGATTCCGTACCGGTGAGGTGTGGGGCTTCCACGTCGCCTGGAGCGGCAACCAGCGCTACCTCGCCGAGCAACTGCCCGAGGGCGCAGGGGTGCACGGGGCGGTCCTGGGCGGCGGGGAACTCCTGGCGCCGGGTGAGGTACGGCTCGCACCCGGCGACAGCTACACGTCGCCGGTCTGCCACTTCGTGTGGTCGGACGCGGGTCTCGACGGACTGGCCGACCGCTTCCACACCCTGCTCAGGGCGCGCCCGTCGCACCCCGCGTCGCCAAGGCCGCTGACGCTGAACACCTGGGAAGCGGTGTACTTCGATCACCGCATCGAGCGGCTGCTGCGGCTCGCCGATCTGGCAGCGGAGACCGGAGTGGAACGGCTGGTCCTGGACGACGGCTGGTTCACCGGCCGGCGCGACGACACCGCGGGGCTCGGCGACTGGACGGTGGACGCGAAGGTGTGGCCGGACGGGCTGACACCGCTCGCCGACCGGGTGCACGGGCACGGGATGCAGTTCGGTCTGTGGGTGGAGCCGGAGATGGCCAATCCGGACTCGCGGCTGGCCAGGGAACACCCCGAATGGCTGCTCGCACCGTCCCCGGGGCTGGGCCCGAGCTGGCGCAACCAGTACGTCGTCAACCTCGCCCACCAGGACGCCTGGACGTACCTGCTGACATCCCTGGACGAGATCGTCACCCGGTACTCCGTCGACTACCTCAAGTGGGACCACAACCGGGAACTGCACGAGGCGGTCAGCAGGGGCGCCGGCGGCCACGACCGGCCGGGGGTGCACACGCAGGTCAGCGCGGTGTACCGGCTGATCGACGCACTGAAGGCCCGCCACCCGGGCCTGGAGATCGAGAGCTGTGCCAGCGGCGGCGCCCGCGTCGACCTCGGCATCCTCGCCCGGACCGACCGGGTGTGGGCGTCCGACTGCAACGATCCCCTGGAGCGCCAGGCCATCCAGCGCTGGACCGGGCAACTGCTGCCGCCCGAACTCGTCGGCACCCATGTGGGCGGACCGCACAGCCACACGTCGGGGCGGGTCACCGACGAGTCCTTCCGGTATGCGACCGCACTGTTCGGGCACGCGGGCATCGAGGACGATCTGACCGCACGCACCCCGCAGGAACTCGCGGGGCTGAGGCGGTGGGCCGCGCTGTACAAGGAGGTACGTCCGCTGCTGCACGGCGGGCGGGTGGTGCGCGCCGATCTCGCCGACGAAACGACCCTGCTGCACGGGGTGGTGGCCGGCGACGCGAGCACCGCGCTCTACTGCTGGGTGCGGCTTGCGACATCCACCGCCGCCCAGTCCGGACGGGTACGGCTGCCCGGCCTCGACGCGCGGGGCCGCTACCGGGTCCGGATCCGTACGGATGCCGGGCTGCCCGCGCTGCACCAGACGTCAGGACCTGCCTGGTTCACCGCGGCACTCGACGGCTGGGTGACCCTCCCGGGGGCGGTGCTCGTCGGTGCGGGCCTGCCGATGCCGACCCTGGAGCCGGCCCAGGCACTGCTGATCGAGGTCTCCGCCCTCGACGGCACTCCCGCCCAGGGGCTCGACGGCTCCCGCCCGGCACCGGCAACCCGCCCCGGGGCCGGAAACCCTGACGCCTGACGGGCACCGGCCGCCGGCTTCGCCCTGCTGCGAAGCCGGCGGCGGACGGGCGGCTGCACACAGTACGGCGGCCCGGCCCCGAAACCACCTGTGACGGTGACCCGGACGACACGGGACGCCGGCGGGTCTCCTACACCACTTCGCCCGGCAGGGCCAGATAGGTGCTGCGCAGTGCGGCCGCCACCGGGTGGCCGGTGGAGAGCACACGAGTGTCGACGGCCGAGACCGCACGTACGCCGATCCCGGTACTGGTGGCGAAGACCGCCTGCATTCCGCGGGCCTCCTCGACGGTGACCGGCCTCGTGGTGTGCGGGTGGTGCTGCTTGAGGAGGGCCATGGTGACCCCGGGCAGCACATCGCCGGACGGCCAGACGACCCGGCCGTCGCCGTCGACGAAACCGACGTTCCAGGTGCCGCCCTCGGACACCCTGTCGTCCGGGCCGTGGAAGAGCGCGTCGTCGAAGCCGTCCAGCTGCGCCGCACGCCGGGCGTGCAGCGCACCGAAGAGACCGAAGTGCTTCACAGCCGGCAGGTCCCGCACATGGGGGACCGACTTCACCCGCAGCGGGGCCGGTGGAAGCGGGCCCGCCGGGCGGGTGGTGATGAGGACGTGCGGGGTGGCCGGTGCGGACGGGCGGACGATGTCGAGGTCCGGGTCGAAGACGCTCACCCGGACCAGGAAGGTGCCCGACCCGTGGGAGGAGGGGCCGGTGACGGCACGCCTGACGAGCTCCCTGACCCTTGTGGTGTCCAGCACGGTGCCGAAAACGGCGCGGCAGTCGCGGTCGAGCCGTTCCAGGTGGAGGGCAAGACCGCGTACCCGCCCGTCATCGACCCGCATCGTGGTGAAGTGCCCGTAGTTGGTGAGGGCGAGTGCCCGCAGGGCGGCGGGATCGGCGGGTTGTCCGTTGAGTTCCATCACAGGCGTCACTGTGGCAGCGACCGGATGGCGTTCTGGTAGATCGTGAACACCCGCCGGGCGGCCTGCTCCCAGCCGAACCGATCGGTGGCGCGGACCCGGCCCGCGGCGCCCATGGTGCGGGCCAGATCCGGATCGGCCAGCAGCCGGTTGACGGCCGCAGCGAGGTCGGACGCAAAACGCTTGGGGTCCAGCGGGGTACCGCTGCCGTCCTGTTCCTGCTCGATCGGAACCAGCAACCCGGTGACGCCGTCCGCGACCACTTCGGGGATCCCGCCGGTCGCGGTCGCCACCACCGCGGTACCGCAGGCCATCGCCTCCAGATTGACGATGCCCATCGGTTCGTACAGCGAAGGACAGACGAACACAGCGGCGTGGGTGAGCAGCTGACGGAGCGACACCTGGTCCAGCATGCCGTCGATACGGACCACTCCGCTGCGTGCCCGGCTCAGCTCCTCGACCAGTCCGGCGGTCTCCTCGGCGATCTCCGGGGTGTCGGGCTGCCCGCAGCACAGCACCAGCTGCGCGTCGTCCGCCAGGGCGAAAGCGGCCTCCAGCAGATGCTTCAGGCCCTTCTGCCGGGTCACCCGGCCGACGAAGAGCACGATCGGCCGACCGGGGTCGATTCCGTACCGCTCCAGGGCCTGTGTTCCGTGGTCCGGCCGCTGGACACCGGTGTCTATCCCGTTGTGCACCACATGGACCCGCCCGGGGCCGACCTGCGGGTAGACGGACAGGATGTCGTCACGCATCGCGTGGGAGACCGCGATCACGGCATCGGCGGATTCGATGGCGGTGCGCTCCACCAGCGACGACAGTGCGTAGCCACCGCCCAGTTGCTCGGCCTTCCAGGGCCGCAGCGGCTCCAGGCTGTGCATGGTCACGATGTGGGGAACGCCGTGGAGCACCTGGGCCAGCCGTCCTGCCGCGTTGGCGTACCAGGTATGGCTGTGCACGACATCGGCGTCGGCGCAGGCGGCGGCCATCTCCACATTCACGCCCAGGGTGCGCAGCGCGGGATTGGCGTCGTCGCCGAGGTCCGGCTCGGCGTGGGCCGTCACCGCGCTGTCCTGCCGTGGTCCGCCGAAGCAGTTCACCCGTAGATCGGTGAGCTTGCGCAGTTCCCTGGACAGTTCCGCGACATGGACTCCGGCCCCTCCGTAGATCTCGGGCGGAAACTCCCTCGTGAGGAGTCGGACCCGTATCGGATGGCTTCCCTGATCTGACTGTGCGTTCATGGACACTTCCTGAGGTCTAGGAGCTTCCGAAGCTGACTCGGCCTTGCCGGGGCGCTCTCGTCCTCCCGCGGAAACACGCCCCCGAACGCTGACTGGCTGCGCGCTGCGCGCATTCACCTCTGCACGCTATCGATTCAGGGTGAATCTGTGCGTCGTGCACCAGCGGACCGGGGCACCCTGCTGTCCCATGGTTTCCGGCCGGTGGCCCGACATCACGAAGTCGTGCCCGGCTCTTTGACCCGGGGTACGCCCGGGGCGGTAACTTCGCCGACGCGGTATTGAGTCCGGTGCTCGGTCACCCTTGCCATTTCCTTCGCGCGGTTGTCCCCGAATGCCACCGCACGACGCCTCGAGAGTTCGGAAAAAGTGATGTCACAGGCTCCGCCCATCATGCGCACGGATGAATCCTCGTCGCAGAGCCGGAGTGAAACGCGAGTCACCACACTTGAGTTGTTCTTCGACCTCGCGTTCGTCTTCAACTTCACCCAGCTCGCCCAGGTGCTCAGTCACGACATGACCCTCCGAGGACTGCTGCAGGTCCTGCTCATCTTCTGGATGCTGTGGTGGATGTACGGCGGATACGCCTGGCTGACCAACCATCTCCCGCCGCACAAGAAGCGCCACCGTCTGCTGCTGCTGCTCGGCATGGCGTCCTTCCTGATCGTCGGACTCGCCACGCCGCACGCGTTCAGCGGGGACGGGGTCGCGTTCGGCATCGGGTATCTGATGATCGTCACGGTGCACGCCGCCCTGTTCGCCTTCAGCGGCCCCAGCGCGGCCCGGAACATGATGCACATCGCGCCGTTCCACACGCTGGGGGCGCTGCTGATCATCCAGGCCGGCTCCCTCGATGCGCCGATGACGTATGTGTGCTGGTCGGCGGCGCTGCTGCTGGAGGTGATCGCGCCTTTCATCACCGGCTTCTCCGGCTTCGAGCTGAAACCGGGACACTTCGTGGAGCGGCACGGGCTCCTCATGATCATCGCGCTGGGGGAATCCTTCCTCGCGCTCGGCGTCGGAACCGAGGGTGGTCAGGCGGGCTTCTCCGTGGTGATCACCGCCATCCTGATCTTCGTTATCCCCGCCTGTCTGTGGTGGGCGTACTTCGACGAATCGGAGAAGGCCAGGCGAGCCGAGCGGGCATTGGAGCGCCAGGACGCGGTCCGCCGCTCCCGGATGGCGCTGGCCGCCTTCTTCTACGCCCATGTCCCCATGCTGTTCGGGCTGATCCTGATCGCGGCGGCCATCAAGAAGACGATCGCGCACCCCTACGACGAGCTCGCCACGGCGCCGTCACTGGCCCTCGCCGGGGGTGTGACGTTCTATCTCGCGGGCCTCGCGTGGTTCCACGGAATTCTCAGGATTGGTCCCCGGCGATTTCATCTCGTGGCCGCCGTCATGGCCACCGCCGCCATTCCGGTCGGCCACTGTGCGGCCGCCGTCGGCGAAGTGGCGGTCCTCGGCCTGCTGATCATCGGCGCCCTGCTCATCGAGCACCGATGGACCAGGCGTACGGAGCACACCTGCCGTTGAACACCGGCCCGTCACAGCTGCCGAAGGAGACATTCGCGAACACCCGGACTCCGAGACGGTCTGGCCGCTGCGCGAATATCTCGGCTTCGCCGATGACGACAAGAAGCGTTACAAGGTCTGACCCGCCCGGGTCGGCCCCCGATACAGGACGGTTTCCATGAGCCAGCAGCAGACCTTCACCGCACTCGTCACCGGCGGGAACAGGGGCATCGGCCTCGAGACCTGCCGTCAGCTGGCCGGAGCCGGACTCGACGTCGTGCTCGCCGCGCGCGATCCGGCGCGCGGCCGGGCAGCGGCACAGAAACTCCGGGGCTCGGGAAGCCGGATCCGCTTCGAGGAACTGGACATCACAAGCTCCAAGAGCGTCCAGGACTGCGCCGGCCGGCTGGCCGACGCCGGTGTCGACATCGACGTACTCGTCAACAACGCGGGCGTGTACCCGACCGACGCGTTCTTCTCGCTCGACGAGGACACCATGAGCCACGCGATCGACATCAATCTGATGGGTGCCTTCCGGACCTGCCAGGCCTTCGTGCCTGCGATGGGCCGCCGCGGCTACGGACGGGTGGTGAATCTGTCGTCGGGGCTCGGCGCCCTCACGGACAACATCCCGTCACCCGCGGCGTACGGCATCACCAAGGCGGCGCTCAACGCCCTCACCCTGGTCGTCTCGTCGGCCGCTTCCCCATCGGTGAAGGTCAACGCGGTCTGCCCCGGCTGGGTGCGGACCGACATGGGCGGAGCCGGGGCGCCGACCAGCGTCCAGAAGGGCGCCGACACGGTCACCTGGCTCGCCACGCTCCCCGACTCGGGACCGACCGGCGGCTTCTTCCGCAACCGGCGAAGGATCGACTGGTGAGCCCGGCACGCACCGCCGGCCGCCGGCCCGCCCGCCCGAGCGGCTTCATGTCCCACACGTTCCAGTGGCTGGGGCAGCTGGCGGGTCCCGGCCCGGCTGTACCCGGAGCGCTCCGTCCGCGGCGCCGCGGACGGGGACGGGCACCGGGGGGGAGGGGCCCACGACACCCTGTCGTGGGCCCCTCCCCCCCGGTGCGGACGCCGTCAGTCCTGTGCCGCCTGCACCGCCTCGTGCGCCAGCAGTTCGTCGATGACGACCGGCTCCGCCGCCCGCTGCTTCCGCCACTCGATGACCCGCTGCGCCACGGGTTCGGTGAAGCGGGCCGTGACCGGACCGAGCACCACGAGAAGCAGCACGTACGCGGTCGCCAGCGGTCCGAGCGCCGGTTCGATCCCCGACGCGGTCGCCAGCCCGGCGATCACGATGGAGAACTCACCCCTGGCCACCAGCGCGCCGCCGGCCCGCCACCGCCCACGGGTACCGATGCCGGTCCGCCGCGCCGCCCAGTAGCCCGTGGCGATCTTCGTCATCGCGGTGAGTACGGCGAGCGCCAGCGCCGGCAGCAGAACCGGCGGGATCGTCTCCGGGTCCGTGTTCAGTCCGAAGAAGACGAAGAACACCGCGGCGAACAGGTCCCGCAGCGGCATGAGCAGATGATGGGTGTGCTCCGCGACCTCCCCCGAGAGGGCGATGCCCACAAGGAACGCGCCCACCGCCGCGGAGACCTGCACCTTCTGCGCGAAGCCCGCCACCAGCAGGGTGAGCCCGAGCACCACGAGCAGCAGCTTCTCCGGATCGTCGCTGGAGATGAACCTGGAGATCACCCGGCCGTACCGGACCGCGATGAGCAGGACGGTGCCCACCGCGGTCAGCGCGATCGCCAGGGTGAGCCCGCCGACCGCCCAGCCGGTGCCCGCGAGCAGCGCCGTGAGAATGGGCAGGTACAGCGCCATCGCGAGGTCCTCGAGCACCAGCACGCTGAGGATCGCGGGGGTCTCCCGATTGCCCAGACGTCCCAGGTCACCCAGCACCTTGGCGATCACGCCCGACGAGGACACCCAGGTGACCCCGGCGAGTACCACCGCGGCCACCGGGCCCCAGCCCAGCAGCAGGGCAGCGGCGGCGCCGGGAAGTGCGTTGAGCACGAAGTCGACGCCGCCTGCCGGGGCGTGCGTCTTGAGATGGCCGACCAGGTCCCCTGCGGTGTACTCCAGGCCGAGCATCAGCAACAGCAGCACGACACCAATCTCGGCGCCGACCTCGATGAAGTCCTCGCTGCCGGCCAGCGGCACGATCCCGCCGTGTCCGAAGAGGAGTCCGGCCAGCAGATAGAGCGGGATGGCCGAGAACCTCATCCGTACGGCGACCCTGCCGAGCAGTCCCAGGGCCAGCACGACGGCGCCGAACTCGATCAGAAAGACTGCGGAGTCCACCGGATCACTTCCGCTCGAGGATGCCGTGGGCCGCGTCGACGCCCTCACGCGTGCCCACGACGATGACCGCGTCACCGCCACGCAGCCGGAAATCCGGGCCCGGCGAGGGGATCGCATGGGCCCGGCGCATCACCGCCACGATGGAGGCACCGGTGGCGGTCCGCATCCTGGTGTCGCCGAGCACCCGGCCGTTCCAGTACGAACCACCGGTCACCGAGACCCGCTCGGCGATCAGCCCGTAGTCGCTGGTGTGCAGCAGATTCGGGTTGTTGTGGTCCGGCAGCAGCGCATCGGTCAGCGACATGGCTTCGGCCGCCGTCAGCCTCATGGAGAGCCCGCACGAGTCGGGGTCGTCGTCGTGGTGCACGTTGAAGGTGCGGGTGCCGTCACGGTGCGCGATGACCGACAGGGTGTCGTGCCGCCGGGTCGTGATCTCGTACTGCACCCCGATGCCGGGCAGCGGGGTGGTCCTCATCCGTGGAGCGGTCACGTTCGTCTCCCTTACGCATGGACGTCATTGCGGTCGGAGCCAGACGGCACCGAGCGGCGGCAGCACGAGGGCCGCACTGGACTCGAACCCCTGCCAGGACACCGGCTGGGCCTGGATCCGCGACGGATTGACCGTGCCGCTGCCGCCGTACGCCGCGGCGTCGGTGTTGAGCACCTCGGTCCAGTCGCCTGCGGCGGGCAGCCCGACCCGGAAGTCGTGCCGCGGGGTGGGCTGGAAGTTGAAGACGCAGACCAGCGGGGCGCCCGCCGCGTCGTACCGGA contains:
- a CDS encoding alpha-galactosidase, encoding MNRTTARTAHLRAAGVSFVVELTGPLPRILHWGEDLGELTDEDTEALILTADGAVLNSALDIPRQFTVWPTEADGWSGTPAQQGHRDGAATTPRVRLTGVRQEPGELVLRLTDDVGDLGVVLTYRLDPSGVLGVSTEISRPDTGPGQDPAPYDLAGVTTLIPLPHRAGEILDFTGKWCRELSPQRGGLRFGSHVREVRRGRPGADSPYLLTVGVPGFGFRTGEVWGFHVAWSGNQRYLAEQLPEGAGVHGAVLGGGELLAPGEVRLAPGDSYTSPVCHFVWSDAGLDGLADRFHTLLRARPSHPASPRPLTLNTWEAVYFDHRIERLLRLADLAAETGVERLVLDDGWFTGRRDDTAGLGDWTVDAKVWPDGLTPLADRVHGHGMQFGLWVEPEMANPDSRLAREHPEWLLAPSPGLGPSWRNQYVVNLAHQDAWTYLLTSLDEIVTRYSVDYLKWDHNRELHEAVSRGAGGHDRPGVHTQVSAVYRLIDALKARHPGLEIESCASGGARVDLGILARTDRVWASDCNDPLERQAIQRWTGQLLPPELVGTHVGGPHSHTSGRVTDESFRYATALFGHAGIEDDLTARTPQELAGLRRWAALYKEVRPLLHGGRVVRADLADETTLLHGVVAGDASTALYCWVRLATSTAAQSGRVRLPGLDARGRYRVRIRTDAGLPALHQTSGPAWFTAALDGWVTLPGAVLVGAGLPMPTLEPAQALLIEVSALDGTPAQGLDGSRPAPATRPGAGNPDA
- a CDS encoding aminotransferase class IV family protein: MELNGQPADPAALRALALTNYGHFTTMRVDDGRVRGLALHLERLDRDCRAVFGTVLDTTRVRELVRRAVTGPSSHGSGTFLVRVSVFDPDLDIVRPSAPATPHVLITTRPAGPLPPAPLRVKSVPHVRDLPAVKHFGLFGALHARRAAQLDGFDDALFHGPDDRVSEGGTWNVGFVDGDGRVVWPSGDVLPGVTMALLKQHHPHTTRPVTVEEARGMQAVFATSTGIGVRAVSAVDTRVLSTGHPVAAALRSTYLALPGEVV
- the glgA gene encoding glycogen synthase — encoded protein: MNAQSDQGSHPIRVRLLTREFPPEIYGGAGVHVAELSRELRKLTDLRVNCFGGPRQDSAVTAHAEPDLGDDANPALRTLGVNVEMAAACADADVVHSHTWYANAAGRLAQVLHGVPHIVTMHSLEPLRPWKAEQLGGGYALSSLVERTAIESADAVIAVSHAMRDDILSVYPQVGPGRVHVVHNGIDTGVQRPDHGTQALERYGIDPGRPIVLFVGRVTRQKGLKHLLEAAFALADDAQLVLCCGQPDTPEIAEETAGLVEELSRARSGVVRIDGMLDQVSLRQLLTHAAVFVCPSLYEPMGIVNLEAMACGTAVVATATGGIPEVVADGVTGLLVPIEQEQDGSGTPLDPKRFASDLAAAVNRLLADPDLARTMGAAGRVRATDRFGWEQAARRVFTIYQNAIRSLPQ
- a CDS encoding low temperature requirement protein A, whose protein sequence is MRTDESSSQSRSETRVTTLELFFDLAFVFNFTQLAQVLSHDMTLRGLLQVLLIFWMLWWMYGGYAWLTNHLPPHKKRHRLLLLLGMASFLIVGLATPHAFSGDGVAFGIGYLMIVTVHAALFAFSGPSAARNMMHIAPFHTLGALLIIQAGSLDAPMTYVCWSAALLLEVIAPFITGFSGFELKPGHFVERHGLLMIIALGESFLALGVGTEGGQAGFSVVITAILIFVIPACLWWAYFDESEKARRAERALERQDAVRRSRMALAAFFYAHVPMLFGLILIAAAIKKTIAHPYDELATAPSLALAGGVTFYLAGLAWFHGILRIGPRRFHLVAAVMATAAIPVGHCAAAVGEVAVLGLLIIGALLIEHRWTRRTEHTCR
- a CDS encoding SDR family NAD(P)-dependent oxidoreductase, encoding MSQQQTFTALVTGGNRGIGLETCRQLAGAGLDVVLAARDPARGRAAAQKLRGSGSRIRFEELDITSSKSVQDCAGRLADAGVDIDVLVNNAGVYPTDAFFSLDEDTMSHAIDINLMGAFRTCQAFVPAMGRRGYGRVVNLSSGLGALTDNIPSPAAYGITKAALNALTLVVSSAASPSVKVNAVCPGWVRTDMGGAGAPTSVQKGADTVTWLATLPDSGPTGGFFRNRRRIDW
- a CDS encoding cation:proton antiporter, which translates into the protein MDSAVFLIEFGAVVLALGLLGRVAVRMRFSAIPLYLLAGLLFGHGGIVPLAGSEDFIEVGAEIGVVLLLLMLGLEYTAGDLVGHLKTHAPAGGVDFVLNALPGAAAALLLGWGPVAAVVLAGVTWVSSSGVIAKVLGDLGRLGNRETPAILSVLVLEDLAMALYLPILTALLAGTGWAVGGLTLAIALTAVGTVLLIAVRYGRVISRFISSDDPEKLLLVVLGLTLLVAGFAQKVQVSAAVGAFLVGIALSGEVAEHTHHLLMPLRDLFAAVFFVFFGLNTDPETIPPVLLPALALAVLTAMTKIATGYWAARRTGIGTRGRWRAGGALVARGEFSIVIAGLATASGIEPALGPLATAYVLLLVVLGPVTARFTEPVAQRVIEWRKQRAAEPVVIDELLAHEAVQAAQD
- a CDS encoding cation:proton antiporter regulatory subunit, which encodes MTAPRMRTTPLPGIGVQYEITTRRHDTLSVIAHRDGTRTFNVHHDDDPDSCGLSMRLTAAEAMSLTDALLPDHNNPNLLHTSDYGLIAERVSVTGGSYWNGRVLGDTRMRTATGASIVAVMRRAHAIPSPGPDFRLRGGDAVIVVGTREGVDAAHGILERK